In Kordiimonas pumila, a single genomic region encodes these proteins:
- the mnmE gene encoding tRNA uridine-5-carboxymethylaminomethyl(34) synthesis GTPase MnmE: MTETETIYALSSGAGMAGVAVIRLSGDQAFKALHALDGMAEPKARMATLRELKDPVTGARLDNALVLGFKAPMSFTGEDVVELHVHGGRAVLAGVFGALSTVAGLRPAEPGEFSRRAFENGKLDLTEAEGLNDLIHAQTAAQREQALQQLDGALKDLYEGWRARLIGHLAHLEADIDFPDEDLPEGVSGAVLPQILVLKDNITQYLVDNRRGEALRDGFRIVILGQPNAGKSTLLNALARSDVAIVSEEAGTTRDVIEVSLDLGGYPVRLIDTAGLRDGVSDIEKEGIRRAEAKAADADLKLVLVRADEWPDIPEAAKRWLDEKAILLITQVDRAKMFHVEHSEALSGIAGHVTVSAKSGEGMTDLFDTIQHYVMGAMAPRELPSLTRIRHRRALEETVEHLARFTDNAGIDAVLAAEDVRMAARALGKITGRVGVEDMLDVVFSDFCIGK; the protein is encoded by the coding sequence TTGACTGAAACAGAAACAATTTATGCACTTTCAAGCGGTGCTGGCATGGCTGGTGTTGCTGTTATCCGCTTGTCGGGTGATCAGGCGTTTAAAGCGTTGCATGCACTCGACGGTATGGCTGAGCCTAAGGCTCGCATGGCAACCTTAAGGGAATTAAAAGACCCTGTAACCGGTGCACGGCTGGACAATGCTCTTGTGCTTGGCTTTAAGGCGCCAATGAGCTTCACGGGGGAGGATGTTGTTGAGCTGCATGTGCACGGTGGCCGCGCTGTCCTTGCGGGTGTTTTTGGTGCCCTTAGCACTGTGGCTGGCTTGCGGCCTGCGGAACCGGGGGAGTTTTCAAGGCGTGCCTTTGAAAATGGCAAGCTTGATCTGACAGAGGCAGAGGGCCTGAACGATTTAATTCATGCCCAAACGGCGGCCCAAAGAGAGCAGGCCCTACAGCAACTTGATGGGGCATTAAAAGATTTATACGAAGGGTGGCGAGCGCGGTTGATTGGCCACCTTGCACACTTAGAAGCCGACATAGACTTTCCTGATGAAGACTTGCCAGAAGGTGTTTCAGGGGCAGTTTTACCCCAAATATTGGTATTAAAAGACAATATAACACAATATCTTGTAGATAACAGACGAGGGGAAGCCCTTAGAGACGGGTTTAGAATTGTAATTTTGGGCCAGCCTAATGCGGGTAAATCAACCCTTTTAAATGCGCTTGCCCGGTCCGATGTTGCTATTGTTTCTGAAGAAGCGGGTACAACGCGTGATGTGATTGAAGTGTCATTAGATCTTGGTGGCTATCCGGTTCGCCTTATAGATACCGCAGGTTTAAGAGACGGTGTGAGTGATATTGAAAAAGAGGGTATCCGCCGTGCTGAAGCAAAAGCCGCAGATGCTGATTTGAAGCTTGTACTGGTCCGCGCTGATGAATGGCCTGACATTCCAGAGGCAGCCAAACGGTGGCTTGATGAAAAGGCCATTTTGTTAATTACGCAGGTTGACCGTGCAAAAATGTTTCACGTGGAACATTCTGAAGCGCTTTCTGGCATTGCTGGTCATGTTACTGTGTCGGCAAAATCTGGCGAGGGCATGACGGATTTATTTGATACAATTCAGCACTATGTAATGGGTGCTATGGCACCACGCGAACTACCATCCCTAACCCGCATTCGCCATCGCCGCGCACTTGAGGAAACGGTAGAGCACCTTGCTCGCTTCACAGATAATGCTGGTATAGACGCTGTACTTGCGGCAGAAGATGTAAGAATGGCGGCGCGTGCTCTTGGGAAAATAACGGGCCGTGTGGGTGTGGAAGATATGCTTGATGTGGTATTTTCTGATTTCTGTATTGGCAAATAA